The genomic window ATGGGGCAACCAACGCCATTCTCGCCAATGTTGTTCGTATTCTTCTGATGGGATCAGTGTAATGAACTCAACATCTCGATAGGAGTGCAATACGCATAACTGGAAGAGAAGGAGTTGTAATGCTGTTCGCAAAATATTAGGCGTTCCTGCTAAACCAACTGTTTGTTCCAAAAGTGATACAATGATCGGTGCATCTTCCAGTTGTTTATACGGGCTATTGAGATGCTCAAATGCTTCATTGCTTAATTCATCCTCTTCTGTCAGTTGGTAGCTTGTTTGAAAGCTGGCGTTGATCTCGCCGATCCCTAAACGGACAGATAAAAAATCCTCATTTACTGTCATCCGTTCATAGATCCGTGAATGGTAATCTTTTGCCATCAATGCTAGTTCATCCAGTGAAGGATTCATATATTCCAAAGCTATTTTTTGTGTTTGCTGTAAGACGTTAAGCTCCGATTTTTTTTTGATCATATACTGACGATAATGCGCTTCCCTCGCGTGATTTTTTCTGTTGGTTTCTTTTCTATTCGTAAAATAACTCGAAACAGAAAAGCCTGTTGTCAGTAAACTAGCCCCACCCATACTGATGAGCATGACTGGATTACCTCCGCTCAAGAAACTTGTCGCACCGCTTAGAACAACCATACCTAAAGGTGGCACGATCGTTTTCAACCATTCGTTCTTTCCTTCAGCAGATTTCTGCTTAGGGGGTTGGATCGCTACTTTCTCTTTTGGCTCCTTCAAGTGGATTCTTGGGCTACGTCTGAATGCGGGGAAGTTTGCTGGATACTCGGAAAGATAGGGTTCTTCCAGCAACTGCCAAGGGTCTAACCGTAGCTGATTTTTCAGATCGGTGATTTTCAATTGTTTCTCACGCATCTCAATGATCAGATAGTCAATGATCAATTGATCGCCTACAGAAAATGGAAAGACACCTTTTTTTACACGTTGGTGATTGTAATAGATCTTTGCTTCACTAGGATAGATTTTCACTTGATAGTCCTCGAGACTACTATCGTAATCAAGAAAAACCAACGCGTCAGAATCGATCCAGATTGCCGAGTCTTTTGCCCTTGATAGGTAGATACTTCCCCTCGGTTTATTGACGACAACCGTTTTCAATTGCTCATGCTGAACTAGGAGAAACTTCTCATCTCTGACTAATTCTCCTTCACAAAAAAGCTGTCCATCTTCACAGGAAATCGTGCGGTTTTCAATCATTACTTGATTCATTTTTTCTGTCATTTGTTTATGACTAAACGTCGAACCAAAGTAAAATAGATCATAAAGAACCGAAACGGAATGTTGGATTTGATCAGTCATTGAAATTGGCTTAGTTTGCTTCATTGCTATCCGTCCCGCCTTCTAAAATTTCTAAGTACTTATTGATTTCTTCCTCATAACTGATTAGTAATTCTTGCTTCTTCTGGCCACTCATTTTATTGTTTGCTCTTGTGGCGTCATATAATTTGGTGTAGGCATGCAAAATATATTGATTATCACCGAGATTTTGTGCGATATCTAAGGATCGATCAAAATCTCCCCGCCCGATGTAGATCCAGTAGAGCAAGGTATTTTCATTTGATTTTTGGGAAATGTTGTTCAATATCGCTGTTTTTTGTTCATTGGACAAATTATCCAGTTGTATTGCGCTGACTGCAGCGACGTATTGGGCACCATTAGGAAGATCTTCAGGTTTATCATCCTTTAATGTTGTTAAGACCCCTGCATAATTATTGGCAATGTACTGCGTTTCAGCCGAGCTGATCCGTTCTTGTGCGGGAAGTCGATCAAACGCATAGATACCTGTCGTAATCGCTAAACCGATTGTTAAAATTCCTAATATCAGTGTTCCCCATTTAAAAACAAGGTAGCTTTTTTTGTTCACCATTTGGATTTCAGTCGCACGCTTTGCTTTTTGTTGCACGACCTGTTCGCCGATCATGCGATCAATTTCTGCGACACTATTTGCTCCTTGGATTCGCTTCGAAAGCTCATCCTTCAAGGTGCCATTTCCTTCAATCAATTGCTCATAATCGTACTTGGGATGTAAAATCGTTAGAATCAACGCGCGATATTGCTTCAAAAATTCTTCTTCGGTTGCTTCATAAGGAATGATTGAATGCGCAAACCCCCGATGCCCTACGATGATTTCTTCCCCGAATAAAAATAGATTTGCCGGATGGATGAAAGGTTGGATGGGGCTGGTTAAAAACTCGGATAAGAAACTGATTTTTTGTGCAAGCAATAATCGTTGAAAAAGTTCTGTTCGTTTCAGACATTCTTGCAAAGAATAGATTTGTTTACTTTTTTGGTACTGAATGACTAGTTTTTCTTCTGAAGACTCTACGATCCGTCCAGAAAGTAAATGTTTTTTTTGTGCTAAGAATAGTTGATACTGTTCTAGGCGATCCAACTGGTACTGTTTCGCATTCAGTGTTACTTCTACCATATCAGCTGTTGTCTCAATGATGATCGTCTCAGAAATATCTTTTATGTGGCTCACGTTCGTTCCTCCGCTTTTTGTTGAGATTCATGAATCAGCAAATGATCGCCTTCACTTAATGGGTAATCCGCTACATAGGCCTCTTCTTTTAAGCGGATTGGTTTATTCAATACGACTAAATCGAACGTATCAGGCAGTGACGAACCATTTTGCGTTAAAGCTTCTTTTAATAATTCTTTCAATCGTGTAATCGTTACTTGGATCGGAATTTGCAAATCAATGATTTCTTCTTTGACTTGTAAACTAATACCGATTGCTTGATTTTTTTCCAACTACAACAGTCCTTTAATTATTTTTGTATTTCTGTTGTGAAAACTTTTTCCCTAAGTAACCGCCCCCACTAACCAGTAAAATACTCCCCAATAGAAGTAACAGCCAAGAAACAATTGTCCCGTGGGCAGTTGTGGGATTGGGGTTCGCTGACAATTGATGCCCTACAGACATTTGCTCTTCTTTAAACAATTTGGGTGTAACCGTATGTTCAAAAACTTGTGGCTGACCGGTTTCTTCTGCCACAAAGACTAGAGTTTGAGCAGTAGAGATTTGTTGCTTTTCTTGCTCAATTCGCTCTTGGTCTAATTTTGTTTTATCTGCTAAAAATAAATCGTGCAGTATAAAGGTTGTTTCATTGTCTTCAACGCCTTCACTCTCTCGGTAGATCACCTGATTATTGATCGTGAGCGTACCTGAAAAAACTGTAGGATTGTTTGGACTAAAAACCTGTAATAGTCCTAATAAAAAGAGCAGTCGTCCTATTTTTTTCTGAGCCATCTGATCCCTCCGTTTATTCACTTGCTTGCTCTTTCTTTTCTTCCGGTCGGACAATAAAGTTCAGTACGATTCCAAACAAAAGGAAGAGAATCAGGAGTAGGTAACTTCCCCAACCGATGACCCCTTCATTCATCAATACGGTAAACCCATTTTGAACATTCTGTAGAGGTGACAGACGGTAGAGTACTTCCGTTAACGAACCATTTTTGATCGCTACGCCCAACAAAGGGGTCAACATGAAGAACAAGCCAAAAATCCCACCACATAGATACAACGTGATCTTTTTGAATTGACGCATGAACCCTAAAAGAACCAATTGTCCACTGGCAAAGACTAAAAACGCATAAATGAACCAAATAAAAGAATGCGCAGCACCTGATACTGTGGTCGTTAAAATACTGTAAATAAGCGATAGCACAAACGTCACGCTGAGTATAGCCACCATATTGGGTATGTTTTTCCATAGACGGTTTGGCGTAACCAATAAATCGGCAGAAGACACGACTCGTTTTTTCATCACGCTAGATAATTGGAAGGATACTAACAGGATCGTAAACCCACCGATCAGCGTCACATAGTATGGAGTCAATGAACTTTGTCTTGTTTGACCAAAACTTACTTGCCCTAAAATTGGACTGGCAAGAAAATTAAAGACATGTGGATTGTCTGCTCCACCATTCCTTGTATTTGAAAGGACGCCACTAAATGCTTCAGCATATAGTTGATTTTCTGAAATCGTCTGTGCCGATTCATCGAGAGACGAACTTAGATTGCTTAAAATAGTGTTTGCATTGTCCTGTACTTCGACCGTCGACTCTTTAAGTTGTTCGATCGTCGGAGCAATATCAGCTACTTCCGCCGCAGATTGTCCGGTAACTTCAGCTGCTGACTTTGAACTTGCCATCAATCCTTGCATCGTTTCGATTAGATTGGTTGTACGAGCTTCAATCATCGCGTATTCATTTTCTTTAGGATGTGGATTTCCTTCTGTGATGACAGATTCCGCTTCTATTTGTGCCGTTTGTTGCCAACCGGTGTAAACTGTATGGATATGTTGATTCGCAGAAGCAAACCACTGATTTAATTTGTCTGCTTCTTCCACAAACGTTTGTGGTAACGTCATAAGGTGCAACGTACCGTACAAAGTTGGTTTTTGTTCTTCGGACTCTCTCGTCCCTGGGGAACCAATGACCGCTTGTAAAGCAATGAGTTGATTCTCTGTGTCGCCATACAATTGATCTCCTGTTTTTTTATATTCCTGGTACAGCTGTTCACTGATCATCAAAGGCTTATCACTTTCCTGAAGATTGTTGTAAAGCCAGTAGATCGACCGAGAATCAGCTAATTCAATGAGGGATTTCCCTATATTTTCTGGTTGATCGATCATCAGTCGGTATGCGGGTGTCGTTATAGAGTGGTGGGGTGCACCAAATAGCGTAACAATTTGTTGTGCAGTGGTACTCAGCAGTTGAAACAACTCCAATATTTGTGGCACATCATCGATCAAAGGCTGATCCATCGGAAGATAAACCGAGTATTCATTCGTCTGTTGTACACGTTCATTGATCATCCATGTGTAAAACACCTGATTGTATGAAGTCGTCTGCTGTTCTGGAGTCAATTGCCAGCTCAAAGGAATCTTTATTTCAAAAGCCAATGTCTCTGGCAATGAAGGATTTTCTAAACGATGATCTCCCTCTTCCGTTTCCTCCTCCGGCTCAATCACCCAAGGCTTTAGGATCGTCAAAGAATGGTCTGTATCTATTCGAATCGCTGTTTCATAATTGTAGGGTGCCAACAACTGATTCAAGTCATTTTCCATTTCTGTAAAATCATGTGTTGGATCAAAAGTGACCGCCCCATATTGCTCTTCTGTTTGTATAGAGAGAACCGTTTCTTGATTTAAATCAATTGAAATCTGTTGATAGGCTGTAGGTAAAGAAATGTTTGCTTCATGTTGTGCCCTTGGTTCAAGATAAGCAAAAGAAGCTTCACTCCCGATTGGTTGATCAAAATCATTGGCATAACGTGTCACGATCGTTAACTCATCATTAAAAATCGCCGCCTGATCCTGACTGATCACTGCTTGGTTTTGTAATTCAGCTAATAATTGAGCCAAACTATCTGTTGGTATTTGCGGCAAGGCTTGTTCAATCACTGATTGATACGCGCCATCTAGTTTCGGTTCATTCCTTTGATTCGTCATCAACTTGATGATTGCATGTTTGACTTGATCTTCTGTGGCAGTTTCAGGTGTACTTGTCGGATCGTTATAATAGGCATTGGCAATTTGTCCTTTTAATCGTTCTAACTGCTCGACCTGACTTTCCAACTCGGTAATTTGTTGTTGGATCTCTTCAATGCGTGCCTGTTGATTCGTTTGAAAAGCCGTTGCCTGAGTCAAAAAATCCCAATACACGCCCATACTGTTTTGCTCATTTGATGTATAAAAATTGCTAAACTGAGTTAAAATCGCATCATTGAACAAATCATGTTGGTTGGTATAATCAATCGTTGCATTTTCCCATTGAGCGGCTAATTGATTTTTTTGTACATCGACTTGTTGATTGAATTGCTCGATTGCTTCGTTGATTTTTTCATTTGCTTCTTTTGTATAGTCGACAATCGTCTCCTGGACACTTTCTGTCTCTTGATGTGTTTCTTCCAAACTTGTATTATTGCGATCTAAAAGAGTTTGCACTGAATCTACAAAGGCTTGTTGTTGGGCGTTGAATGTACTATTAGTTTTCTCCAAGATACTCGTTGTATCCAGCACACTAGCATAATTGTCTGGAATATTTTTGAATGGTTGGTAAATCGTATTTTCCAGATTTTGTTGATAGCTGCTGTGCGTGTTGGTCATTTTGTTCACATTTTGTTGTGCCTCAGATAGATTCCCTACAATACTCGAGAAATACATCTGTACGACACGTTGATTGAAGTTTGTTAAAATCTGATTTACCTGTTCTTCGATCATTTGGTTCGTGATTTCATTTTGTCCATCCCGCACTTGATATTCGATGATCGCTTTTTCTGGATTGATGCTTTGTAAAGATAATAGTCTTTCCGAAAAATCTTGGGGAATAATGATTTTTGCATCGAATTGGCCATTCTCTAGTCCTGCTGTTGCAATATTGCGTGTCGTAGTTTCCCAACGATTTGTAGTATCTTTATTGATCAATGTCACAAAATCTGTTCCTAATAAGTACTGCTGACCTTCAAAATCTGCGCCTCGATCTTCGTTCACTAAAACATATTGCATTTTTGATGTCGGACTAGCATTACTCGTGATGATACTCTTTTCTTCAAATCCAATATAAGCAAAGAAAAGAAGCAAAGATAGACTTGCAAAGATTGCAAGAATAAAAGGTTGCTTTTGCTTCAATCGATTTTTCAAATGGTTATCCTCCTCTGAAAAAGGATTTTTTCCAGAAGTCACTTGTACCTGTATGTACAGCGCAAGTCATTCTTTTAAAATAAGCGTCAAAATCCAAAAAGAGCTAGCTGATTTCGGATTTTGACGCTTATTTCTTGAAATTGTGCACTTCTGTCATATCCTTTTTTAGGCTATAGCTGAGATGCTGTTATTGATTGTATTTTATTTCACATAAAATGGGTTGATAAGGGATCTTAGGTAACTAGTTACAGTTCCCTTCGATTTGTTGCTCAAGTTAAAAGCCAAACGAACCGGCATCTTGACGATCGCGTTCTGCGACAGTATCAGCATATTTGTTCAACTGTTGGTTGATACTTTCAAGAAGTTCTTCCATTTGTCGCACGTTGCCTTCTAACTGATTGTATTGTTCCAAATAGGCTTGAAACGCTTGCCCTTTCCACTGTTGACTGATTTGTTGGTTCATTGAATTGACTTTGCGGATTGCTTCCTGGATCTGAGATGCTGCCTGTGAATAAACCTGTGCTTGTGACTTCAGTTGTTCGGGTGTGACTGCAATTACTCCTGCCATTGTGTAACCTCCTAAAAAATTTTTTTGACTAGTTTATCATACTTGATTTTTAACTGGTCAAAATATAATACGCCGAATAAGGTTAATCTTCGTCGTATACGCACAATTATTTCCGTATAGGATTAGTTATTTTATAATGACATTTGATGATCTGGCGCTGGCAACTCACTCTTTAGTCCAAAGTCAACGCGATAAATTTGCTCCACAAAGCGTAACAGTTCGTATTTTTTCTGATATTGTTGCTTTGAATCCAAGTAGCAACTGACCGCTAATGCCTTTTTCACGTGATACTTTCCTTTTTCATTTCCCTTGATGATGTACCAGACGCCTTGCAAAAACAGTTGCAAGTTTCGCTCATAATATAGTTCTTCTTCAAGGAAATATTCTTCCAGTTTTGCCCCATATTTCCAAATCAGACGGCGATCTTGATTTTTAATAAATAGAATGAGGCCATTTGCCAACATACGAAACGTCTCACTTTGTCCACTGCGATTTTCTTCGTAGACCGCCAAACTCAGAAACGATTTTTCTAAGATCAAATCAATAAATTTAGAATGAAACGCATACATACAATTGGTAAATAAAAAAATCTCATAACGTGTCCATGTCTGCGCCTTCATTAAATATTGATAAACTTCTGAAGACAATACGTCGATTTTTTCTTCTTTTAATTGTGCGATCATCAAGCGACAAAGGCTGACCAGATGACGTTCTCTTTGTGTACTAGGTTCTTCTGTTTCATACAACATGATAATACTATGTAATTCCAAACTATCTTTTTTCTCAAAAGCCACTACCGCTTCTTGCATCAATCGATTAACCTCGGATAAATCATTTGGAAAATTAAATAACTGTAGTTCATCGTAGTCTAAATTGAGTTTTTTCAAAAAGTAAGTCAACTTACTGACTGTCGTATCTGCTTTGTTTTGAATAAAGCGTTTATAAACAGAACGACTAGCTTCCTCCCCGCAAAGTTCTGCGATCGTTATTCCTTTTTGCTTTCTAACAAATTCAACGATTTCCCATACTTCCATTTTTTCACTCCTGACCCCTTTCACTGAAACTTGAACTCAAGGATTTTATAGAAAGAGCTTCTATGATCGAAATGTGATAAAGCTAAAAAATAGCTATTTATTTTAATCTTACCATCATTTTCGCACGAATATCACATTTATTTATAATAACTAACGTTTTATCAAGAGAAACATTTCAATGCCAACCCTAAACAAATTAGATAACTAAATTGAAATGTTATTTATACTAGTGATGAAAATGAAATAAACAGTGTATTCGCCGTTTAAAATGTAATGTTACCCGCAAAAAAAAGAATGAGCGCTCGCAACAACAATTTCTGCGATTTCTCATTCTTTTTTTGATTCATCAGATTACTAAGATTAGCATGGCCAATTATAAAGTTGATTGATGTGAATCATCTTTTCGTTTTTCGACATCTTTTTTTGCTTTTCTTAGTAGTTGGACTTTTCTTAACTGACTGACATAGTTCTTACGATCTAACATCAGATAATGATTTTCTCTGATCACTGTTAATTGCTCTTTATAGATCATCGCAGCAGCAGTTAGTGCCAAGCGGCAATTTGGATCGATCAAAGGAAGCATCGCAAAAGAAGCTTCGTATTTTTGTTCTGCTTCATTGGCTACTGCTTCCCACAGATCAATCAGTGATTTAGTAGGTTTACTTGCATGCAACATCGCTTCTGTCACACCATAATCACGCATCATTTCCTTTGGCAAATAAATCCGTCCCATTTGGTTATCTTCACCGATATCCCGTAAAATATTCGTCAACTGCATCGCTTCACCCAGTAGTTTTGCTGGCGATTGGATCTCTTCTGCTTGATCAGATAGTAAAGGTAATAGCATCAAGCCGACACTACCTGCGACATAGTAACAATAGTCTTCTAAGTCGGCAAACGTTTCTGGCTGGGTAAAGACTAGATCTTGTTTTTGACCTTCGATCATGTCGTAAAAGGGCGCCAAATTCATTGGGTAAACGGAAAAGACAACTGACAAGGCACGCCAAATGGGTTCGTCAGGAATTTCCCCCAATGCAAAGGCATCTAATTGCTGTTTTAATGCCAACAACTTTTCTTCGCTATGTGCTAAGTCAACGGTATCATCTGCCAAGCGACAGAAGGCATAAATGGCATAGACACTTTTTGCTTTTTTTTCAGGAAGTTGAGAAAACGCTGCATAAAAAGATTTTGAATATTTTTTTATCACTGTTTCACAATATGCAAAATCTTCCGCGTGTTTTTCAAACAATTCCTGATTAGTTTTTGTCATCTTTAACCAACTCCTCTACCGCAAGCTTGGCACTTTGCATAACGATTGGTACACCAGCTCCGGGATGTGTACTGCTGCCGCAAAAATATAGATTTTCAGCAGAAGCAAATTTATTATGAGGGCGATAGTAATTACTTTGTTTTAAAGTTGGCTTCAAGCCAAACGTTGCCCCATTGTACGCATTGAAATGTTGTTCAAAATCTTTTGGTGTGTAATAACTTTCTGACACGATATGCTCTTCAATATCCGTAAAGTCCGTTTTTTCTTTTAACAACGTCAATACTTTTTGGCGGTATTCTTGGACTTTTGCTTCTGACCAATCTTCATATTTTGAAAGTTCCGGAACTGGAACTAGCACATATAGCCCTTCATGATTTTCTGGTGCCAGTGACTCATCCATGATCGTCGGGCGGTATAAATAAAAGGATGGATCTTCAGGCAACCGACCGTCTTCAAACAAATCATCAATATTTCGTTTGAAGTCATCAGCAAAGTAAATACTGTGGAGATAATTCCCTGGATATTTTTTATCTAATCCCAAATAAAGTAAGAAACACGAACAAGAGTATTCCATCTTATCGATTTTCTTATCTGTATATTTCCCACGATTCTTTTCATCAGGGATCAACTCTTTCATCGCATAAGGGAAATCTGCGCCACAAACGACCGCATCTGCTTCCACTCGTTCCTGGCCGATTCGAACACCTTTTGCCACTTTATTTTCAATGATCAATTCATCAACGGGTGTATTATAATGGATCGTTCCACCTAATTCTTCTAGTAATTTGGCTAGTGAGGTCGCTAAAGTATACATACCTCCCTTGATAAAATGAACCCCATAGAGGAGTTCGATCATTGGGATGATCGTGTATAACGACGGGCCTTGGTATGGGGAAACACCGATGTATAGGGTTTGGAACGCCAATGATTTTCGCAATCGTTCATCTTTGACAAATTTAGCGATCGATGAATATGCGTCACTAAATGTTCTGAGACGAATCCCTGCCCAAAGTGATTTAGGATTATAAAAATCCCAAAAACCACGAAAGGATTTAGTAATAAATGCCTCTTTGGCTATGTTATAACGCTTGTAGATATCCGCTAGAAACGCATAATAGCCTTGCGCATCTTCTTGCGAAATCGCTTCGAGTGTCTTAGTCAATTCAATGAGATCATTTGAAAACTCGAGTGGTTCTTCTTTATTGAAGTAAAGCTTCAACATCGGATCAACTTTTTCCATCGGAATGTAGTCATCCGGGTTCTTTCCACAAAATTCAAACACTTCGCGATAGATTTCAGGCATCATCACGATCGTCGGGCCGACATCAAACGTGAACCCATCTTTTTTGATTTGGTTCATTTTGCCGCCAGGACCACTTTCTTTTTCGTACAGTGTTACTTCATAGCCTAATTTTTGCAAACGTACAGCTGCACTTAATCCTGCCACTCCTGCACCTGTTACAATGACTTTTTTCATGACATCCACCTACTCAATTCTTGTTCTATAAATTTTTATCATCTGATAAATTTTAGGATATCATTAAATTTGTTATGTCATAAAATAAAACGCTCAAATAACATTAGTTACATTAAATTTTCTTCATTTTTCATCCCTTTCCATTCATTTTTTATCATTTTTCACTCACTATCAGTTTGTCGTGAAATATATAATCGAAACATCCGCTATCTCCTACAAGAGAATAAAGCTTGCCATAAAGCGAATCTGCCACAAAAAAAGCCGTAACATCTAAAAATATCGAAATATTTTCGGATGCTACGGCCTTTTTTGATGTTCATTTTTATCACGACTCAACTGTTTATTCAGTTTTATGTTGAAATTCATCTAATCGTGCCCGAACTTCATCGGTAGATTTCGTGTTCATCAATTGTACACGTAAATCATTTGCCCCTGGAAACCCTTTGACATAGATTTTAAAGAAGCGATGTAATCCAGTGATCGAACGAGGGATTTCTTTTGCATAATGATCTTGCAAATCTAGTTGTAAACGTAATAGATCAATCAGTTCTTCTGCTGAATGTTCTCTTGGCTCTTTTTCAAAGGCAAATGGATTTTTAAAGATTCCTCGACCAATCATGATTCCGTCTACACCATATTTTTCAGCTAATTCGAGCCCAGTTTGGCGGTCAGGAATGTCGCCATTGATCGTCAATTTCGTTTGCGGTGCGATTTTGTCACGCAAGGCTACGACTTCAGGAATCAATTCCCAATGCGCCTCTACTTTACTCATTTCTTTACGTGTTCGCAAATGAACAGAAAGATTCGCAATGTCTTGCTTTAACAAATGGCTGAGCCAATCAATCATCTCTGCTTGCTCCGTATAACCAATACGCGTTTTCACACTTACCGGCAACCCTCCAGCTTTGGCAGCTTCGATCAATTCAGCCGCAACTTCAGGTCTTAAAATCAACCCGCTGCCTTTTCCTCGTTCTGCCACATTAGGTACCGGGCAGCCCATATTGATGTCGATTCCTTTAAAGCCCATTTCAGCTAGTTGGATACTCATCTCTCTGAAAAATTCCGGTTTATCTCCCCAAATATGTGCCACCATTGGCTGTTCATCTTCGGTAAATGTCAAACGTCCTTTGACACTTTCTTTGCCATCTGGATGACAAAAGCTATCTGAGTTGGTAAATTCGGTGAAATACACATCCGGCGCGCCGGCTTTTTGGACGACATGCCGAAAAACCACATCTGTCACATCTTCCATTGGTGCTAATACAAAAAAGGGCGTAGGTAATTCAGCCCAAAAATTATCTTTCATTAAGTACACTCCATTTCGCTATATGCAAAGTTCCATCAAAAACATTGTTGCCATTATACTAGGAAAAAGAAAAAGAAGCAAAGAGGTTGTGAAAGGAGCGGTCAGCACTAAGGCATAAGACAGGGAAATTGAAAATGGCTCTTTCATTTTTGATTTTTCTGGCTTATGACCGAAGTGTTGCTCCTTGAACACCGTTTATCCAGGTTGTGAGAAAGCCGATCAGCTCCGAATAGTAAGGCGGAAATTGGGAAAATAGCTTCTCATATTTTTTCAATTTTCGACTTACTATTGAAGGAGTTGGCTTTTGAACACCGTTTATCCAGGTTGTGAGAGGAGCGGTCAGCTTATTAACTTCTCAACCCTCTACCTTTGTTGATCAAGTACCAACACGTTGAATAAAGCACAACGATGAACAGCACAAGGATTGCAATTGAAACAAAGATCGGTACATCTGTCGTGCCTAAGAAACCATATCGGAAACTTGAGATCATATAAACAATTGGATTCACTTTTGAGATGGCTTGCCAAATCGGTGGCAACATTGAAATCGAATAGAAGACTCCACCAAGGTAAGTCAACGGCTGTAACACAAACGTTGGTACGATGGATACGTCATCATAAGATTGCGCGAAAATCCCATTGATCAAGCCAGCAAGAGAGAATAAGATGGCGGTCATCAATAGCGTCAATACAACGATCGTCCATGAATAGACATGTAATGGAACAAAAAACAGAGAAATCATTGTGACTAAAGCACCGACCAAGACACTTCGGCCTAATC from Enterococcus sp. DIV1094 includes these protein-coding regions:
- a CDS encoding phytoene desaturase family protein; protein product: MKKVIVTGAGVAGLSAAVRLQKLGYEVTLYEKESGPGGKMNQIKKDGFTFDVGPTIVMMPEIYREVFEFCGKNPDDYIPMEKVDPMLKLYFNKEEPLEFSNDLIELTKTLEAISQEDAQGYYAFLADIYKRYNIAKEAFITKSFRGFWDFYNPKSLWAGIRLRTFSDAYSSIAKFVKDERLRKSLAFQTLYIGVSPYQGPSLYTIIPMIELLYGVHFIKGGMYTLATSLAKLLEELGGTIHYNTPVDELIIENKVAKGVRIGQERVEADAVVCGADFPYAMKELIPDEKNRGKYTDKKIDKMEYSCSCFLLYLGLDKKYPGNYLHSIYFADDFKRNIDDLFEDGRLPEDPSFYLYRPTIMDESLAPENHEGLYVLVPVPELSKYEDWSEAKVQEYRQKVLTLLKEKTDFTDIEEHIVSESYYTPKDFEQHFNAYNGATFGLKPTLKQSNYYRPHNKFASAENLYFCGSSTHPGAGVPIVMQSAKLAVEELVKDDKN
- a CDS encoding tRNA dihydrouridine synthase gives rise to the protein MKDNFWAELPTPFFVLAPMEDVTDVVFRHVVQKAGAPDVYFTEFTNSDSFCHPDGKESVKGRLTFTEDEQPMVAHIWGDKPEFFREMSIQLAEMGFKGIDINMGCPVPNVAERGKGSGLILRPEVAAELIEAAKAGGLPVSVKTRIGYTEQAEMIDWLSHLLKQDIANLSVHLRTRKEMSKVEAHWELIPEVVALRDKIAPQTKLTINGDIPDRQTGLELAEKYGVDGIMIGRGIFKNPFAFEKEPREHSAEELIDLLRLQLDLQDHYAKEIPRSITGLHRFFKIYVKGFPGANDLRVQLMNTKSTDEVRARLDEFQHKTE
- a CDS encoding ABC transporter permease, which produces MFNLYFTALKSLAIKETNRYMRIWVQTLVPPVITTSLYFIIFGKMIGGRIGDMGGFSYMEFIVPGLIMMSAITSSYSNVSSSFFSQKFQKNIEEILVAPVPTHVIIWGFVIGGLGRSVLVGALVTMISLFFVPLHVYSWTIVVLTLLMTAILFSLAGLINGIFAQSYDDVSIVPTFVLQPLTYLGGVFYSISMLPPIWQAISKVNPIVYMISSFRYGFLGTTDVPIFVSIAILVLFIVVLYSTCWYLINKGRGLRS